One Malus sylvestris chromosome 14, drMalSylv7.2, whole genome shotgun sequence DNA segment encodes these proteins:
- the LOC126600550 gene encoding probable F-box protein At5g04010, whose amino-acid sequence MASWEVFDLVSHHLDPKTLAISSCVCKSWFVSMSSDHLWWPICTSHFPTLSTLKLTNPTVSYSRLYVIGRSAAKRRQKTPSKPRLSLDSLIFTINIFNPNLSSNVLSLEKSGSELVMDPSGIFKFHIDVSDYNGFEAWEDRGAVRVTWNVVLEGWRGVFEMMDCEGKGMEGWFSEELPSPAGCCSSVVTSGIVADLKLGFCDGRRVKKVSVGMLSVGNWRYVSIDDALRYLQHFLLPCVV is encoded by the coding sequence ATGGCCTCATGGGAAGTCTTTGACCTAGTTTCTCACCACCTTGACCCCAAAACCCTAGCCATATCCTCTTGTGTCTGCAAGTCATGGTTCGTTTCCATGTCCTCCGACCACCTTTGGTGGCCCATTTGCACTTCCCATTTCCCTACTCTTTCTACCCTTAAACTCACTAACCCTACCGTCTCCTACAGCCGCCTCTATGTCATCGGTCGATCTGCCGCCAAACGCCGCCAGAAAACCCCCTCGAAACCTCGCCTCTCCCTTGATAGCCTCATCTTCACGATCAACATCTTCAACCCCAACTTATCAAGCAATGTCCTGTCTCTGGAAAAATCTGGAAGCGAACTCGTTATGGATCCCAGCGGGATTTTTAAGTTCCATATTGATGTTAGTGACTACAATGGATTTGAAGCGTGGGAGGATCGGGGAGCAGTGAGAGTGACATGGAATGTCGTGTTGGAAGGGTGGAGGGGTGTTTTTGAGATGATGGACTGTGAAGGGAAAGGGATGGAGGGGTGGTTTTCTGAGGAGCTTCCTTCGCCGGCGGGGTGCTGCTCGAGCGTGGTTACTAGCGGAATTGTGGCGGATTTGAAGTTGGGGTTTTGTGATGGGAGGAGGGTGAAGAAAGTGAGTGTTGGGATGTTGAGTGTTGGAAATTGGAGATATGTGAGTATTGATGATGCTCTAAGATACTTGCAACACTTTCTTCTACCTTGTGTTGTATGA
- the LOC126600012 gene encoding protein EARLY RESPONSIVE TO DEHYDRATION 15-like isoform X4, with product MALVSGGSRLNPNAPLFIPAALRQVEDFSPEWWQLVTTSTWYHDYWLSQQGEDGFYDDTQNEVDNVADLLPETFDLDVGDEFSGLEAQFEEFLQMSQTEGFEKGAAVLKNLKSLEDRRPKSPVEPRRYAEKPAKHVSPKCSPRFIQQPR from the exons ATGGCCCTGGTTTCCGGAGGATCAAGATTGAATCCCAACGCCCCTCTCTTTATCCCTGCGGCTCTCCGGCAGGTGGAGGATTTCTCCCCTGAATGGTGGCAACTGGTCACAACCTCCACATGGTACCACGACTACTGGCTCAGTCAGCAGGGTGAGGATGGATTCTATGATGATACCCAGAATGAAGTTGACAATGTCGCTGATTTGCTTCCGGAGACCTTTGATCTCGATGTTGGTGATGAATTCTCCGGTCTAGAAGCTCAGTTTGAAGAGTTCCTTCAGATGTCTCAGACTGAAG GGTTTGAGAAGGGCGCTGCGGTCTTGAAGAATTTGAAGTCACTGGAGGACAGACGTCCGAAGTCCCCTGTGGAGCCAAGGAGGTATGCTGAGAAGCCAGCAAAGCATGTGAGCCCGAAATGCAGCCCCCGTTTCATCCAGCAGCCTCGTTGA
- the LOC126600012 gene encoding protein EARLY RESPONSIVE TO DEHYDRATION 15-like isoform X2 — protein sequence MALVSGGSRLNPNAPLFIPAALRQVEDFSPEWWQLVTTSTWYHDYWLSQQGEDGFYDDTQNEVDNVADLLPETFDLDVGDEFSGLEAQFEEFLQMSQTEGKDGFEKGAAVLKNLKSLEDRRPKSPVEPRRYAEKPAKHVSPKCSPRFIQQPR from the exons ATGGCCCTGGTTTCCGGAGGATCAAGATTGAATCCCAACGCCCCTCTCTTTATCCCTGCGGCTCTCCGGCAGGTGGAGGATTTCTCCCCTGAATGGTGGCAACTGGTCACAACCTCCACATGGTACCACGACTACTGGCTCAGTCAGCAGGGTGAGGATGGATTCTATGATGATACCCAGAATGAAGTTGACAATGTCGCTGATTTGCTTCCGGAGACCTTTGATCTCGATGTTGGTGATGAATTCTCCGGTCTAGAAGCTCAGTTTGAAGAGTTCCTTCAGATGTCTCAGACTGAAGGTAAAGATG GGTTTGAGAAGGGCGCTGCGGTCTTGAAGAATTTGAAGTCACTGGAGGACAGACGTCCGAAGTCCCCTGTGGAGCCAAGGAGGTATGCTGAGAAGCCAGCAAAGCATGTGAGCCCGAAATGCAGCCCCCGTTTCATCCAGCAGCCTCGTTGA
- the LOC126600012 gene encoding protein EARLY RESPONSIVE TO DEHYDRATION 15-like isoform X1, with protein sequence MALVSGGSRLNPNAPLFIPAALRQVEDFSPEWWQLVTTSTWYHDYWLSQQGEDGFYDDTQNEVDNVADLLPETFDLDVGDEFSGLEAQFEEFLQMSQTEGKDAGFEKGAAVLKNLKSLEDRRPKSPVEPRRYAEKPAKHVSPKCSPRFIQQPR encoded by the exons ATGGCCCTGGTTTCCGGAGGATCAAGATTGAATCCCAACGCCCCTCTCTTTATCCCTGCGGCTCTCCGGCAGGTGGAGGATTTCTCCCCTGAATGGTGGCAACTGGTCACAACCTCCACATGGTACCACGACTACTGGCTCAGTCAGCAGGGTGAGGATGGATTCTATGATGATACCCAGAATGAAGTTGACAATGTCGCTGATTTGCTTCCGGAGACCTTTGATCTCGATGTTGGTGATGAATTCTCCGGTCTAGAAGCTCAGTTTGAAGAGTTCCTTCAGATGTCTCAGACTGAAGGTAAAGATG CAGGGTTTGAGAAGGGCGCTGCGGTCTTGAAGAATTTGAAGTCACTGGAGGACAGACGTCCGAAGTCCCCTGTGGAGCCAAGGAGGTATGCTGAGAAGCCAGCAAAGCATGTGAGCCCGAAATGCAGCCCCCGTTTCATCCAGCAGCCTCGTTGA
- the LOC126600012 gene encoding protein EARLY RESPONSIVE TO DEHYDRATION 15-like isoform X3, with the protein MALVSGGSRLNPNAPLFIPAALRQVEDFSPEWWQLVTTSTWYHDYWLSQQGEDGFYDDTQNEVDNVADLLPETFDLDVGDEFSGLEAQFEEFLQMSQTEAGFEKGAAVLKNLKSLEDRRPKSPVEPRRYAEKPAKHVSPKCSPRFIQQPR; encoded by the exons ATGGCCCTGGTTTCCGGAGGATCAAGATTGAATCCCAACGCCCCTCTCTTTATCCCTGCGGCTCTCCGGCAGGTGGAGGATTTCTCCCCTGAATGGTGGCAACTGGTCACAACCTCCACATGGTACCACGACTACTGGCTCAGTCAGCAGGGTGAGGATGGATTCTATGATGATACCCAGAATGAAGTTGACAATGTCGCTGATTTGCTTCCGGAGACCTTTGATCTCGATGTTGGTGATGAATTCTCCGGTCTAGAAGCTCAGTTTGAAGAGTTCCTTCAGATGTCTCAGACTGAAG CAGGGTTTGAGAAGGGCGCTGCGGTCTTGAAGAATTTGAAGTCACTGGAGGACAGACGTCCGAAGTCCCCTGTGGAGCCAAGGAGGTATGCTGAGAAGCCAGCAAAGCATGTGAGCCCGAAATGCAGCCCCCGTTTCATCCAGCAGCCTCGTTGA